In one window of Pseudomonas chlororaphis subsp. chlororaphis DNA:
- the pcaR gene encoding pca regulon transcriptional regulator PcaR — protein MNDQLRNSFASAAPPIVASPAKRIQALTGDPDFMTSLARGLAVVQAFQERKRHLTIAQISHRTEIPRAAVRRCLHTLIKLGYATTDGRTYSLLPKVLTLGHAYLSSTPLAVSAQPYLDRMSEQLHEACNMATLEGDDILYIARSATTQRLISVDLSVGGRLPAYCTSMGRILLAALDDASLREYLDHADLQAKTSRTLHTPQALLECLQQVRQQGWCIVDQELEQGLRSIAVPVYDASGQVLAALNVSTHAGRVSRAELEQRFLPGLLSASRDLSAQLFA, from the coding sequence ATGAACGATCAATTGCGTAATTCCTTCGCTTCCGCCGCGCCGCCGATTGTCGCTTCGCCGGCCAAGCGGATTCAGGCGCTGACGGGTGATCCGGATTTCATGACCTCTCTGGCTCGCGGCCTGGCGGTGGTCCAGGCCTTTCAGGAGCGCAAGCGCCATCTGACCATCGCCCAGATCAGCCACCGTACGGAGATTCCCCGTGCCGCCGTGCGCCGCTGCCTGCATACCTTGATCAAGCTCGGTTACGCCACCACCGATGGCCGCACTTATTCGTTGCTGCCCAAGGTGCTGACGCTGGGGCATGCCTATCTGTCTTCCACACCGCTGGCGGTGTCGGCCCAGCCTTACCTGGACCGCATGAGCGAGCAACTGCACGAAGCCTGCAACATGGCCACCCTGGAAGGCGACGACATTCTGTACATCGCCCGTTCGGCCACCACCCAGCGCCTGATCTCGGTCGATCTCTCGGTGGGTGGGCGCCTGCCGGCCTACTGCACATCCATGGGGCGGATCCTGCTGGCGGCGCTGGATGACGCCTCGTTGCGCGAATACCTCGACCATGCCGACCTGCAAGCCAAGACCAGCCGTACCCTGCACACGCCGCAGGCGCTGCTCGAATGCCTGCAACAGGTCCGGCAGCAGGGCTGGTGCATCGTCGATCAGGAACTGGAACAAGGCCTGCGCTCCATCGCCGTACCGGTGTACGACGCTTCGGGCCAGGTACTGGCTGCGCTCAACGTCAGCACCCATGCCGGTCGCGTCAGCCGCGCCGAGCTGGAGCAGCGCTTCTTGCCGGGCCTGCTCAGCGCCAGTCGCGACCTCAGCGCCCAATTGTTCGCTTGA